A single region of the Nocardioides ochotonae genome encodes:
- a CDS encoding inositol-3-phosphate synthase, with protein MTSDESSTHERAERTGVWFVGAHGSVATTAVVGALGMRHGLAPRTGMVTELPELDPAGLPALDSLVFGGHDVVSRSLAKKAEALASGGVLPAALVGAVGAELDAIDADVRPGYVAGEETVAEAVHRLGADLGAFREHHDLARVVVVDVASTQPPVVDPESLRSLEDPLPGAAIYALAAFEAGAAYVAFTPSPCLRLPVVVEAAARARLPYAGCDGKTGETLVKSALAPMFAARALELRSWASVNLLGGGDGATLADPETARSKTSAKRSGLDAMAGRPVPGPMHIDQVEDLGEWKTAWDHVRFDGFLGTTMTLQFTWQGCDSALAAPLVLDLARLVSAAHAAGRSGALPELAFFFKDPVGGTEHRLAEQWRDLVAWRQGLDR; from the coding sequence ATGACGAGCGACGAGAGCAGCACGCACGAGCGAGCGGAGCGCACGGGGGTGTGGTTCGTGGGCGCCCACGGCTCGGTCGCGACCACGGCGGTCGTCGGCGCGCTCGGGATGCGCCACGGGCTCGCGCCGCGCACCGGGATGGTGACCGAGCTGCCCGAGCTCGACCCGGCAGGCCTGCCGGCCCTGGACTCCCTGGTCTTCGGCGGCCACGACGTCGTCTCCCGGTCCCTGGCCAAGAAGGCGGAGGCGCTGGCCAGCGGCGGCGTGCTGCCCGCGGCCCTGGTCGGGGCCGTGGGCGCGGAGCTCGACGCGATCGACGCCGACGTGCGACCGGGCTACGTGGCGGGAGAGGAGACCGTCGCCGAGGCGGTCCACCGGCTCGGCGCGGACCTCGGGGCGTTCCGGGAGCACCACGACCTGGCCCGGGTGGTCGTCGTCGACGTCGCCAGCACCCAGCCACCGGTCGTCGACCCCGAGAGCCTGCGCAGCCTCGAGGACCCGCTCCCGGGCGCGGCGATCTATGCCCTGGCGGCGTTCGAGGCCGGGGCGGCGTACGTCGCGTTCACCCCCAGCCCCTGCCTGCGGCTGCCCGTGGTGGTGGAGGCCGCCGCGCGCGCCCGCCTGCCGTACGCCGGGTGCGACGGCAAGACGGGGGAGACGCTGGTGAAGTCGGCGCTCGCCCCGATGTTCGCCGCCCGGGCCCTCGAGCTGCGCTCCTGGGCGTCGGTCAACCTGCTCGGCGGCGGCGACGGGGCGACGCTGGCCGACCCGGAGACGGCGCGCAGCAAGACCTCGGCCAAGCGCAGCGGGCTGGACGCCATGGCCGGCCGTCCGGTCCCGGGCCCGATGCACATCGACCAGGTCGAGGACCTGGGGGAGTGGAAGACGGCGTGGGACCACGTGCGCTTCGACGGCTTCCTCGGCACCACGATGACCCTGCAGTTCACCTGGCAGGGCTGCGACTCGGCCCTCGCGGCGCCGCTCGTGCTGGACCTGGCCCGCCTGGTCTCGGCGGCCCACGCGGCGGGCCGGTCCGGGGCGCTGCCCGAGCTCGCCTTCTTCTTCAAGGACCCGGTCGGCGGCACCGAGCACCGGCTCGCCGAGCAGTGGCGCGACCTGGTCGCCTGGCGGCAGGGGCTGGACCGGTGA
- a CDS encoding TatD family hydrolase, whose product MRIFDPHIHMSSRTTDDYERMHAAGVRALVEPSFWLGQPRTSVGSFTDYFDALVGWERFRAAQFGITHHCTIALNPKEANDPRCAGVLDVLPRYLDKDGVVAVGEIGFDSMTAAEEDSFRHQLDLAIEFGLPAMVHTPHRDKEGGTRRTLDLVEEAGVDPGMVVVDHLNERTVAPVDERGCWMGFSIYPETKMDPDRMVRILQDRGTERVLVNSAADWGRSDPLLTRATGEAMLAAGFSDDDVDRVLWRNPVEFFAQSGRLLLPEDETDAAAPAADASATFEGNSVLRGERVG is encoded by the coding sequence ATGCGCATCTTCGATCCGCACATCCACATGAGCTCGCGCACCACCGACGACTACGAGCGGATGCACGCCGCCGGGGTGCGGGCGCTGGTCGAGCCGTCGTTCTGGCTGGGGCAGCCGCGCACGAGCGTCGGCTCGTTCACCGACTACTTCGACGCGCTGGTGGGCTGGGAGCGGTTCCGGGCCGCCCAGTTCGGGATCACCCACCACTGCACGATCGCGCTCAACCCCAAGGAGGCCAACGACCCCCGCTGCGCCGGGGTCCTCGACGTGCTGCCCCGCTACCTCGACAAGGACGGCGTGGTCGCGGTCGGCGAGATCGGCTTCGACTCGATGACCGCCGCGGAGGAGGACTCCTTCCGCCACCAGCTCGACCTGGCCATCGAGTTCGGGCTGCCGGCCATGGTGCACACCCCGCACCGCGACAAGGAGGGCGGCACCCGGCGCACCCTCGATCTGGTGGAGGAGGCCGGAGTCGACCCGGGCATGGTCGTGGTCGACCACCTCAACGAGCGGACCGTCGCGCCGGTCGACGAGCGGGGCTGCTGGATGGGGTTCTCGATCTACCCCGAGACCAAGATGGATCCCGACCGGATGGTCCGCATCCTCCAGGACCGGGGGACCGAGCGGGTGCTGGTCAACTCCGCCGCAGACTGGGGACGCAGCGACCCGCTGCTCACCCGGGCCACCGGCGAGGCCATGCTCGCCGCGGGCTTCAGCGACGACGACGTCGACCGGGTGCTGTGGCGCAACCCCGTGGAGTTCTTCGCCCAGAGCGGGCGCCTGCTGCTGCCCGAGGACGAGACCGATGCCGCCGCCCCCGCCGCGGACGCGAGTGCGACCTTCGAGGGGAACTCGGTGCTCCGCGGCGAACGGGTCGGCTGA
- a CDS encoding copper resistance CopC family protein → MSPLSRGLLPLVMVVWWGVWLGGAPAPPAAAHAALVSSDPAEASLVETLPSRAVLSFSSPILEVHELTVTGPDGDVVNGEATLAEAEVRQNLWAGPDGDYVMVYDVVAADGHEISGEVRFEVGALSAPAGAAGGLDGSAEGSEEGSEGGREAAGPWAERSLLLAAALVVLGGLVLVHRRRAADRA, encoded by the coding sequence ATGTCCCCGCTGTCCCGGGGGTTGCTGCCCTTGGTGATGGTCGTCTGGTGGGGCGTCTGGTTGGGAGGGGCGCCCGCACCCCCGGCGGCGGCCCACGCTGCGCTCGTCTCCTCCGACCCGGCGGAGGCGAGCCTGGTGGAGACCCTCCCGTCGCGGGCCGTGCTCAGCTTCAGCAGCCCGATCCTCGAGGTCCACGAGCTCACCGTGACCGGGCCCGACGGCGACGTGGTCAACGGCGAGGCGACGCTGGCCGAGGCGGAGGTGCGCCAGAACCTCTGGGCGGGCCCCGACGGCGACTACGTGATGGTCTACGACGTGGTGGCCGCCGACGGCCACGAGATCAGCGGCGAGGTGCGCTTCGAGGTGGGCGCGCTCTCCGCACCGGCAGGGGCCGCAGGCGGCCTGGACGGCAGCGCGGAGGGCAGTGAGGAGGGCAGTGAGGGCGGCAGGGAGGCCGCCGGGCCCTGGGCGGAGCGGAGCCTCCTGCTCGCCGCCGCCCTGGTCGTGCTGGGCGGGCTGGTGCTCGTGCACAGACGGCGGGCGGCCGATCGGGCCTGA
- a CDS encoding sugar phosphate isomerase/epimerase family protein, with protein sequence MTLRLGYGLNGFAGHRLADACAVVAGLGYTGVGLTLDQPHFDPFGDLAGQITHARRCLETQGLASVVETGSRYVLDPWHKHEPTLVSSAGRERRVDLLRRAVRIACELGSEAMSCWSGTAPADVSTAQLWARVVDGLGPVLDDAAALGVTVCVEPEPGMFLATLDDVLDLRARLGHPEHLRVTLDLGHLVCNEPRPPAATVRHAGELVANVQVDDMVRDVHEHLELGAGALDLDAVLAALLDMGYAGLACVELPRHSHAAPTVARSTMAALQASLDRIGSAAPAPGGAR encoded by the coding sequence ATGACGCTTCGTCTCGGCTACGGGCTGAACGGCTTCGCGGGCCACCGCCTCGCCGACGCGTGCGCGGTGGTCGCCGGCCTCGGCTACACCGGTGTCGGGCTCACCCTCGACCAGCCGCACTTCGACCCCTTCGGCGACCTCGCCGGGCAGATCACGCACGCCCGCCGCTGCCTCGAGACCCAGGGGCTCGCCTCGGTCGTCGAGACCGGCTCGCGCTACGTGCTGGACCCGTGGCACAAGCACGAGCCCACCCTGGTCAGCAGCGCCGGCCGAGAACGCCGGGTCGACCTGCTGCGCCGGGCGGTGCGGATCGCCTGCGAGCTCGGCTCCGAGGCCATGTCGTGCTGGTCGGGCACCGCCCCCGCGGACGTCAGCACCGCGCAGCTGTGGGCCCGGGTGGTCGACGGTCTCGGGCCGGTGCTCGACGACGCCGCCGCCCTCGGGGTCACGGTGTGCGTGGAACCGGAGCCCGGGATGTTCCTCGCGACCCTCGACGACGTGCTCGATCTGCGCGCCCGGCTCGGGCACCCTGAGCACCTGAGGGTCACCCTCGACCTCGGGCACCTGGTGTGCAACGAGCCGCGCCCGCCCGCCGCCACGGTGCGCCACGCGGGAGAGCTGGTGGCGAACGTGCAGGTCGACGACATGGTCCGCGACGTGCACGAGCACCTCGAGCTGGGCGCCGGCGCGCTCGACCTCGACGCGGTCCTCGCGGCGCTCCTCGACATGGGGTACGCCGGCCTCGCTTGTGTCGAGCTGCCCCGCCACTCCCACGCCGCGCCCACGGTGGCGCGCTCCACGATGGCCGCCCTCCAGGCGTCCCTGGACCGGATCGGCTCCGCCGCCCCTGCCCCCGGAGGTGCCCGATGA
- a CDS encoding SCO3242 family prenyltransferase — MSGLPAARDLAALVRLPAALTVPGDAWSGAAWSTRSAARGGAMMPLGSTLLYWSGMALNDWADREVDAVERPERVIPSGRVPARTALALAGALGAAGLAVSAAVGGRRALRISVPLALLVATYDVLAKDSPAGPLVMASTRGLDVLLGAAAAPGAAVAPAASVAVHTAGITLLSRGEVHGAGPGAALTALVGTGAAAGVLLTTTWRDPAASTAARCAAIGLAGAYGTVVGGAQVRALADPRDAARVRAATAAGIGGLTLLQAAWLAARGRFTGAVVVAGAGPLLRRAARTVSPT, encoded by the coding sequence GTGAGCGGGCTGCCCGCCGCCCGCGACCTCGCGGCGCTCGTGCGGCTGCCCGCGGCGCTGACCGTCCCCGGCGACGCCTGGTCCGGCGCGGCCTGGTCCACGCGCTCGGCCGCGCGTGGGGGAGCGATGATGCCGCTGGGATCGACCCTCCTCTACTGGTCCGGGATGGCGCTGAACGACTGGGCCGACCGCGAGGTCGACGCCGTCGAGCGTCCCGAGCGGGTGATCCCGTCGGGCCGGGTGCCGGCGCGGACCGCCCTCGCGCTGGCGGGGGCCCTCGGCGCGGCCGGGCTCGCGGTGAGCGCCGCCGTGGGCGGGCGCCGCGCGCTGCGGATCAGCGTGCCGCTCGCCCTCCTCGTCGCGACGTACGACGTGCTGGCCAAGGACTCGCCCGCCGGCCCCCTGGTGATGGCCTCCACCCGCGGCCTCGACGTGCTCCTGGGCGCGGCCGCCGCCCCGGGTGCCGCGGTCGCGCCGGCGGCGTCGGTCGCCGTGCACACGGCCGGGATCACGCTGCTCAGCCGGGGGGAGGTCCACGGCGCCGGGCCCGGCGCGGCGCTCACGGCACTGGTGGGCACCGGGGCCGCGGCGGGCGTGCTGCTGACGACGACATGGCGCGACCCGGCGGCGAGCACGGCAGCGCGCTGCGCGGCCATCGGGCTCGCCGGCGCCTACGGGACCGTCGTCGGCGGCGCCCAGGTGCGCGCGCTCGCGGACCCCCGCGACGCCGCCCGGGTGCGGGCCGCCACCGCCGCCGGCATCGGCGGGCTGACCCTCCTCCAGGCGGCGTGGCTCGCCGCGCGGGGACGCTTCACGGGCGCCGTGGTGGTCGCCGGCGCCGGCCCGCTGCTGCGCCGGGCCGCGCGGACGGTGAGCCCGACATGA
- a CDS encoding nucleotide pyrophosphatase/phosphodiesterase family protein translates to MDKLLVVDVVGLTPDLLPHMPRLRRLAESGSSAVLDPLLPAVTCSMQSTFLTGLTPADHGIVGNGWYFRDLGEVFLWRQHNRLVQGEKVWETIRRQVPGYTVANVCWWYAMGASTDWTVTPRPIYYADGKKAPDFYARPPALHDELREELGEFPLFQYWGPTASLRSTEWIVGAARRLMPRADLTLAYLPHLDYDLQRFGPDAPQARRAAADVDRALAPLLDDAERCGARVVVLSEYGITRADTPVDVNRLLRAEGLLEAYTQDGMEYLDPWASRAFAVADHQVAHVYVADPADLERVRAVCAGLPGVAEVLDRDGQARVGLDHERAGELVLVAEPTAWFTYYYWDDDDRAPDFARGVEIHRKPGYDPAELFFDPNDRLVKARAALTLARKAVGLRYAMQVVPLDPAPVRGTHGRLPLRDEEGPMVLCDRPGVLGERLAATAVRDLILDLVGAGSAAPVA, encoded by the coding sequence ATGGACAAGCTGCTCGTCGTCGACGTCGTCGGCCTCACGCCCGACCTGCTCCCGCACATGCCCCGGCTGCGGAGGCTGGCGGAGTCCGGCTCGTCGGCGGTGCTCGACCCGCTGCTCCCGGCCGTCACCTGCAGCATGCAGTCGACGTTCCTCACCGGGCTCACGCCGGCGGACCACGGCATCGTGGGCAACGGCTGGTACTTCCGCGACCTCGGCGAGGTCTTCCTGTGGCGCCAGCACAACCGACTGGTGCAGGGGGAGAAGGTCTGGGAGACGATCCGGCGCCAGGTGCCGGGCTACACCGTCGCCAACGTCTGCTGGTGGTACGCGATGGGTGCCTCGACCGACTGGACGGTGACCCCCCGGCCGATCTACTACGCCGACGGCAAGAAGGCCCCCGACTTCTATGCCCGGCCGCCGGCGCTGCACGACGAGCTGCGCGAGGAGCTCGGGGAGTTCCCGCTGTTCCAGTACTGGGGACCCACGGCGTCCCTGCGCTCCACGGAGTGGATCGTCGGGGCGGCGCGGCGACTGATGCCGCGCGCCGACCTGACCCTGGCCTACCTCCCACACCTCGACTACGACCTCCAGCGCTTCGGCCCCGACGCCCCGCAGGCGCGCCGCGCGGCCGCCGACGTCGATCGGGCGCTGGCCCCGCTGCTCGACGACGCCGAGCGGTGCGGAGCGCGCGTGGTGGTGCTCTCGGAGTACGGCATCACCCGGGCCGACACCCCGGTCGACGTCAACCGGCTGCTGCGCGCGGAGGGGCTGCTGGAGGCCTACACGCAGGACGGCATGGAGTACCTCGACCCGTGGGCCTCCCGCGCCTTCGCGGTCGCCGACCACCAGGTCGCCCATGTGTACGTCGCCGACCCCGCGGACCTCGAGCGGGTGCGTGCGGTGTGCGCGGGCCTGCCGGGGGTGGCCGAGGTGCTGGACCGGGACGGCCAGGCCAGGGTCGGGCTGGACCACGAGCGGGCCGGCGAGCTGGTGCTGGTCGCGGAGCCGACGGCGTGGTTCACCTACTACTACTGGGACGACGACGACCGGGCCCCGGACTTCGCGCGGGGCGTGGAGATCCACCGCAAGCCGGGCTACGACCCGGCCGAGCTGTTCTTCGACCCGAACGACCGCCTGGTCAAGGCGCGGGCGGCCCTCACCCTCGCGCGCAAGGCGGTCGGGCTGCGCTACGCGATGCAGGTCGTGCCCCTCGACCCGGCGCCGGTCCGCGGGACGCACGGCCGCCTGCCGTTGCGCGACGAGGAGGGGCCGATGGTGTTGTGCGACCGGCCCGGGGTGCTGGGCGAGCGCCTCGCCGCCACCGCGGTGCGCGACCTCATCCTCGACCTGGTCGGTGCCGGATCCGCGGCCCCGGTGGCGTGA
- a CDS encoding EboA domain-containing protein: MTLVHPLLAPERLRAALGPDGARGLEDMLATLAGDPLRLGRLFPGAARRTARGDLGDGHRLEDAVRVELVGAAAAGLGPDALLAELGELYRYGDADEKRAVLLALGAVADPGVDGADLLLDALRTNDVRLVAAAMGPHADRLSPHDWRHGVLKCLFVGVPLSAVDRLADRTDAELLAMVRRYAAEREAAGRPVPDDAVRLLASTASTTDPEG, encoded by the coding sequence ATGACGCTCGTCCACCCGCTCCTCGCCCCGGAGCGGCTGCGCGCCGCGCTCGGCCCCGACGGCGCACGCGGCCTCGAGGACATGCTCGCGACCCTGGCCGGCGATCCGCTGCGGCTCGGCCGGCTGTTCCCCGGGGCGGCCCGGCGTACCGCGCGGGGCGACCTCGGCGACGGCCATCGACTCGAGGACGCCGTCCGTGTCGAGCTGGTCGGCGCGGCCGCCGCCGGGCTCGGTCCCGACGCCCTCCTCGCCGAGCTGGGTGAGCTCTACCGCTACGGCGACGCCGACGAGAAGCGGGCAGTCCTCCTCGCGCTCGGCGCCGTCGCGGACCCGGGCGTCGACGGCGCAGACCTGCTGCTCGACGCGCTGCGCACCAACGACGTACGGCTGGTCGCGGCCGCGATGGGGCCGCACGCCGACCGGCTCAGCCCCCACGACTGGCGGCACGGCGTCTTGAAGTGCCTCTTCGTCGGGGTGCCGCTGAGCGCGGTGGACCGCCTCGCCGACCGCACCGACGCCGAGCTGCTCGCCATGGTCCGCCGCTACGCCGCAGAGCGCGAGGCCGCCGGGCGCCCGGTGCCGGACGACGCCGTACGGCTGCTCGCCTCGACCGCCTCGACCACCGACCCGGAGGGCTGA
- a CDS encoding TetR/AcrR family transcriptional regulator has protein sequence MSSQVSNVTRRGVNPRQSETVARLLAAGAEELRAVGAEALTIRTVAARAGVSPATAYTYLASKNHLFADLFWRYLAEDTGGLAGPDADPDVVARLRTVTRHLAARLAAAPELAAAVTPALLGTDPDVDRLRLRIGGELVRRFRTALAPEGDVPVDEAVLETLTLSFFGALLQTGMGLLTYAELADRLDAVVAVIMKGHTR, from the coding sequence GTGTCCAGCCAGGTGTCCAACGTCACACGACGCGGCGTGAACCCCCGCCAGTCCGAGACCGTCGCCCGGCTCCTGGCGGCAGGAGCCGAGGAGCTCCGTGCGGTGGGCGCCGAGGCGCTGACGATCCGCACGGTGGCGGCCCGGGCGGGCGTCTCGCCGGCGACGGCGTACACCTACCTGGCGTCCAAGAACCACCTGTTCGCCGACCTGTTCTGGCGCTACCTCGCCGAGGACACCGGTGGCCTTGCGGGCCCCGACGCGGACCCCGACGTGGTCGCCCGGCTGCGGACCGTCACCCGGCACCTCGCCGCGCGGTTGGCAGCGGCACCCGAGCTGGCCGCGGCCGTCACCCCGGCGCTGCTCGGCACCGACCCCGACGTGGACCGGCTGCGGCTGCGCATCGGCGGGGAGCTGGTGCGCCGGTTCCGCACCGCGCTGGCGCCCGAGGGCGACGTACCCGTCGACGAGGCGGTGCTCGAGACCCTGACGCTGTCGTTCTTCGGCGCTCTGCTGCAGACCGGCATGGGGCTGCTGACCTACGCCGAGCTCGCCGACCGCCTCGACGCGGTCGTCGCCGTGATCATGAAGGGCCACACCCGATGA
- a CDS encoding sugar phosphate isomerase/epimerase family protein: MPRPITLFTGQWADLPFEEVCRLASEWGYDGLEIACWGDHLDPWQAAEDDAYVQGKLDLLEKYGLRTWAISNHLKGQAVCDDPIDGRHQAILPAQVWGDGDPEGVRQRAAEEMKLTARTAQRLGVDTVIGFTGSSSWKYVAMFPPATEEMVAAGYRDFADRWNPILDVFDECGVRFAHEVHPSEIAYDYWTTVATLDAIGHRPAFGLNWDPSHFVWQDLDPVGFMWDFRDRIYHVDCKDAKRQTGNGRNGRLGSHLPWADPRRGWDFVSTGHGDVPWEASFRMLNTIGYDGPISVEWEDAGMDRLVGAPEALEFVRRLAFDPPSAAFDAAFSASS; encoded by the coding sequence ATGCCACGCCCGATCACCCTGTTCACCGGCCAGTGGGCCGACCTGCCGTTCGAGGAGGTCTGCCGCCTCGCCTCCGAGTGGGGCTACGACGGCCTCGAGATCGCGTGCTGGGGCGACCACCTCGACCCCTGGCAGGCCGCCGAGGACGACGCCTACGTGCAGGGCAAGCTCGACCTGCTGGAGAAGTACGGCCTCAGGACGTGGGCCATCTCCAACCACCTCAAGGGCCAGGCCGTCTGCGACGACCCCATCGACGGGCGCCACCAGGCGATCCTGCCCGCCCAGGTCTGGGGCGACGGGGACCCGGAGGGCGTGCGGCAGCGCGCCGCCGAGGAGATGAAGCTGACCGCCCGGACCGCGCAGCGGCTCGGCGTCGACACCGTCATCGGGTTCACCGGCTCCTCCAGCTGGAAGTACGTCGCGATGTTCCCGCCGGCCACCGAGGAGATGGTCGCGGCGGGCTACCGCGACTTCGCCGACCGCTGGAACCCCATCCTCGACGTCTTCGACGAGTGCGGCGTCCGCTTCGCCCACGAGGTGCACCCCTCGGAGATCGCCTACGACTACTGGACGACCGTCGCCACCCTGGACGCGATCGGCCACCGCCCGGCGTTCGGCCTCAACTGGGATCCCTCCCACTTCGTGTGGCAGGACCTCGACCCGGTCGGGTTCATGTGGGACTTCCGGGACCGGATCTACCACGTCGACTGCAAGGACGCGAAGCGCCAGACCGGCAACGGGCGCAACGGTCGGCTGGGCTCGCACCTGCCCTGGGCAGACCCGCGCCGGGGCTGGGACTTCGTCTCGACCGGTCACGGCGACGTGCCCTGGGAGGCGTCGTTCCGGATGCTCAACACGATCGGCTACGACGGCCCGATCTCGGTGGAGTGGGAGGACGCGGGCATGGACCGCCTCGTCGGCGCCCCGGAGGCGCTGGAGTTCGTCCGCCGCCTCGCCTTCGACCCGCCCTCGGCCGCCTTCGACGCCGCGTTCTCGGCCTCGTCGTGA
- the xylB gene encoding xylulokinase, whose protein sequence is MTLVLGIDSSTQSTKAVLVDADDGTVVESRAAPHPPGTEVDPRAWLAACDAAAGPLLERADAVSVAGQQHGMVALGDDGEPVRDALLWNDVRSAAAARDLVAEMGGGQACAEAVGSVLVASFTSTKLRWLRDHEPAAAGRVAEVLLPHDYVSRHLAAPGTRAFTDRGDASGTGYFDTAHGRWRPDLLAAALGHEAAVPEVVPGGAVAARTCGGAVVGAGTGDNMGGALGMELEPGDVLVSIGTSGVASALSRDPVADGTGTVTGFADARTGFLPMVTTMNAAGILDLQARWLGVDHAELARLALSADWGSRGLTVLPYYGGERTPDRPDAVGVWHGLTPATTRADLARAAFEAMLCGLADAVDRLVTASGVEPDRVLLVGGATRSAALRALAPGLLGRAVAFPAPGEYVALGAARQAAWALAGTDAPPEWPRSGLEERPPPPEAERERGAAVRAAYACLRDRT, encoded by the coding sequence GTGACGCTCGTGCTGGGCATCGACTCCTCGACCCAGTCCACCAAGGCGGTGCTCGTCGACGCCGACGACGGGACCGTGGTGGAGTCCCGGGCGGCCCCCCACCCGCCCGGGACCGAGGTCGACCCCCGCGCCTGGCTCGCGGCGTGCGACGCCGCCGCGGGGCCGCTGCTGGAGCGGGCGGACGCGGTGTCGGTGGCCGGCCAGCAGCACGGCATGGTCGCCCTCGGAGACGACGGCGAGCCGGTGCGCGATGCCCTGCTGTGGAACGACGTGCGCTCGGCCGCCGCCGCCCGCGACCTGGTCGCCGAGATGGGTGGGGGACAGGCCTGCGCCGAGGCGGTCGGCAGCGTGCTCGTCGCCTCGTTCACCTCCACCAAGCTGCGCTGGCTCCGCGACCACGAGCCCGCGGCCGCCGGGCGGGTCGCGGAGGTGCTGCTCCCGCACGACTACGTCTCGCGCCACCTCGCCGCCCCGGGCACCCGGGCGTTCACCGACCGTGGCGACGCCTCGGGGACCGGCTACTTCGACACCGCCCACGGGCGGTGGCGTCCCGACCTGCTCGCGGCGGCCCTCGGCCACGAGGCCGCGGTGCCCGAGGTGGTGCCGGGCGGTGCCGTCGCCGCCCGCACCTGCGGCGGGGCGGTGGTGGGGGCCGGCACGGGCGACAACATGGGCGGGGCGCTCGGCATGGAGCTCGAGCCCGGCGACGTCCTGGTCTCGATCGGCACCAGCGGGGTCGCCTCGGCGCTGAGCCGTGACCCGGTGGCCGACGGCACCGGGACGGTGACGGGGTTCGCGGACGCCCGCACGGGCTTCCTGCCGATGGTCACCACGATGAACGCCGCCGGGATCCTGGACCTCCAGGCGCGCTGGCTCGGTGTCGACCACGCCGAGCTCGCCCGGCTCGCCCTCTCCGCGGACTGGGGCTCGCGCGGGCTCACCGTGCTGCCCTACTACGGCGGCGAGCGCACGCCCGATCGTCCCGACGCCGTGGGCGTCTGGCACGGGCTCACCCCCGCGACCACCCGCGCCGACCTCGCCAGGGCGGCCTTCGAGGCGATGCTCTGCGGCCTCGCCGACGCCGTCGACCGGCTGGTCACGGCCTCCGGGGTCGAGCCCGACCGCGTGCTCCTGGTCGGCGGCGCCACCCGCAGCGCGGCGCTGCGTGCCCTGGCGCCGGGGTTGCTGGGCCGGGCGGTGGCCTTCCCCGCGCCCGGTGAGTACGTCGCGCTGGGCGCCGCCCGCCAGGCCGCGTGGGCGCTCGCCGGGACCGACGCGCCCCCGGAATGGCCGCGCAGCGGGCTCGAGGAGCGGCCGCCGCCGCCCGAGGCGGAGCGTGAGCGCGGCGCGGCGGTGCGGGCGGCGTACGCCTGCCTGCGCGACCGCACCTGA
- the eboE gene encoding metabolite traffic protein EboE, whose amino-acid sequence MRLRHPDGTVVHLGYGTNVLPAEDVDGLVAQAVGMGGRIRRAIAQRPGGPGVSGRVGLGLWLPAAAAHRLAADPAGVRRVRERLAEHGVEVVTVNAFPFAAFQGAVVKHAVYLPTWASPERLDYTLAAARVLAGLLPDDADHGSISSLPFAWHTPWSREDQQRAEAQLAALARGLAEIEAGTGRRVVVGLEPEPGCVVETVEQAVDRLAGVDRDRIGVCLDLCHLAVGFDEADRALKVLDEAGLRVVKAQPASALVVDDPADEAARSALASYAEDRFLHQVRQARPDGRPVAARDDLPEALDGPDPLAVDAPWRVHFHVPVHADPRPPLRTGRAELRASLAALLGGPAARVAHLEVETYTWSVLPDGPPADDDALAAGLAAELAWVHAELVDLGLTPI is encoded by the coding sequence ATGCGACTGCGACACCCGGACGGCACGGTCGTCCACCTCGGCTACGGCACCAACGTGCTGCCCGCCGAGGACGTCGACGGCCTGGTCGCGCAGGCGGTGGGAATGGGCGGACGCATCCGCCGCGCCATCGCCCAGCGACCGGGGGGCCCCGGCGTGTCCGGGCGCGTGGGGCTCGGGCTCTGGCTGCCCGCGGCCGCCGCGCACCGGCTGGCCGCCGACCCCGCCGGCGTACGACGGGTGCGCGAGCGGCTGGCCGAGCACGGGGTCGAGGTCGTGACCGTCAACGCCTTCCCGTTCGCCGCCTTCCAGGGCGCCGTGGTCAAGCATGCCGTCTACCTGCCCACCTGGGCCTCCCCGGAGCGCCTCGACTACACCCTGGCCGCCGCCCGCGTGCTGGCCGGTCTGCTGCCGGACGACGCCGACCACGGCTCGATCTCCTCGCTGCCGTTCGCCTGGCACACCCCCTGGTCCCGCGAGGACCAGCAGCGGGCCGAGGCCCAGCTCGCCGCGCTCGCCCGGGGACTCGCCGAGATCGAGGCCGGGACCGGCCGTCGCGTCGTGGTCGGGCTGGAGCCCGAGCCCGGCTGCGTGGTCGAGACGGTGGAGCAGGCCGTCGACCGGCTGGCCGGGGTGGACCGCGACCGGATCGGCGTCTGCCTCGACCTGTGCCACCTCGCCGTCGGCTTCGACGAGGCGGACCGGGCCCTCAAGGTGCTCGACGAGGCCGGTCTGCGGGTGGTCAAGGCCCAGCCGGCGTCCGCGCTGGTGGTCGACGACCCCGCCGACGAGGCGGCGCGCTCCGCGCTCGCGTCGTACGCCGAGGACCGGTTCCTGCACCAGGTGCGCCAGGCCCGCCCCGACGGGCGACCCGTCGCCGCGCGGGACGACCTGCCCGAGGCGCTCGACGGGCCCGACCCGCTGGCCGTCGACGCACCGTGGCGGGTGCACTTCCACGTGCCGGTGCACGCCGACCCACGCCCGCCGCTGCGCACCGGGCGCGCGGAGCTGCGGGCCTCGCTGGCCGCGCTCCTCGGCGGTCCGGCGGCCCGCGTCGCGCACCTCGAGGTCGAGACCTACACCTGGTCGGTGCTGCCGGACGGCCCGCCCGCCGACGACGACGCCCTCGCCGCGGGCCTGGCGGCCGAGCTCGCCTGGGTGCACGCCGAGCTCGTCGACCTCGGCCTCACCCCGATCTGA